Sequence from the Borrelia maritima genome:
GAAAAAATATCTTAAAAATCTAAAGAGCTTGAAGAATAATTAAGGAATCTGCAAAGGGTTTGAAAGAACAGCAAACTTGTTTTATTAAAATAAACAAGCATATCTAAATTTTTGAACCGGTATTATTAAATTAGTATATTAATTTATAAAAATTAAATTTTTAACAAAGATGTTGTAAACTTAATTTATAAATAAGTACATTTACTATTTCTAGTTTTTTGCAATATTACAATAAAATATAAAATAATAAAAAAGTGTAAATGATAAAAGTAACCAAATGAGCAGCATTGTTGTACTTTACAAAAGTATCCTATAAATACTTTAAATGATAGTCTTTGAGAATCACGCCTTTTTTAAAAAAGAAATCATTGGCGATAAAACCATATATCATACAAGATTGATGAATATTTTAAAAGCATTCAGGACTCAAGCCGATAAATTTTCAATTTATTTAGTGAATTTTTTAAACAAAGAGAAAAAATATGTTTATTTCTTTCCAAAGAAAGATGAGGATGCGGTTTTGAGGATGTTTTATGGATTCAAGAAGATCAAGTATGATAAATTGTACAATGATTATACTTTTGTTTGTAAATTTTCCAAAAAAATATGTAAGACTTTTGATAAAATTTGTTATATTGAATTTAGGTTCAAAACGGGTAGTGTATTTTTATATATTCACACTATAGCTTATTTGATTACAAATCCCAATGTTAGATTTTCTAGAAAATTATATAATCGAATATTAGATTTGGAAAAATAAGTATTTAAGCTTTATTCTAAAGATTTGGATCTCGCAGGAATTATAACTAATTGGATTTTGAAAATTCGGCAAAAAATAATCAAATAGAATTGACAATTCTCACTGCAAAGAATTGTGTGATTTTCAAAATTTGATATCCATTTGGTCTGGATTTATGCTAAAATGCCTTTAGCAGGTAAGTGAATTGTGAAAGAAATGTTTCCATCAAATATTACTGAAGAGCAAATATATAAAAGAGTTCTTGTGACTAGGTATGGAACAATTAATAGCACAAGACTTGTCAAAAAGATATTATCATAATGAGCTTACATATAAAGATTTGGAAAATTTAGAAGAACAATTCAACTTGAAGTTCGATAATCTTATTTTTGAGATTTATTTTGTAGAAAAAAATTAAAATATCAAAATAGATAATTTAGACTCTAAAATTGATGCTGTAGAGAAGAATTTACAAAAAGATATGTCTAGTTTGGCATGAGATCTTAAATAAAGATATGTCTAGTTTGGCATGAGATCTTAAATAAAGATATGTCTAGTTTGGCATGAGATCTTGATAAAAGGCTACAAATTAATAGTCAAATTTTTTTTGGGAAAGCTTAAGGTAAGTAACAGAATAATAAGTTTATTGTAGTAGTAGTTGTTCCCGTTG
This genomic interval carries:
- a CDS encoding DUF226 domain-containing protein, encoding MIVFENHAFFKKEIIGDKTIYHTRLMNILKAFRTQADKFSIYLVNFLNKEKKYVYFFPKKDEDAVLRMFYGFKKIKYDKLYNDYTFVCKFSKKICKTFDKICYIEFRFKTGSVFLYIHTIAYLITNPNVRFSRKLYNRILDLEK